From a single Brassica napus cultivar Da-Ae chromosome C9, Da-Ae, whole genome shotgun sequence genomic region:
- the LOC106418439 gene encoding glutamyl-tRNA(Gln) amidotransferase subunit A, chloroplastic/mitochondrial, which yields MLSTLQPPRSLTLLPFRRFHGSKTIASLASSSPTLDASSVSPPQSQILTTRRSLLSGETTASEIAKSYLSRIRLTEPQLKCFLHVSENVLKEAQEIDQRISRGEGVGPLAGVVIGVKDNICTEGMPSTAASRILEHYRPPFDATAVKKIKEMGGIVVGKTNMDEFGMGSTTEASAFQVTANPWDLTRVPGGSSGGSAAAVAANQCMVSLGSDTGGSVRQPASFCGVVGLKPTYGRVSRFGLMAYASSLDVIGCFGSTVADAGMLLHAVSGYDRFDSTSSKQDVPEFESQSLSMDSFESKPLKGVRVGLIRETLEEGVDSGVRSATQEAASHLEALGCLVTEVSLPSFSLGLPAYYVIASSESSSNLSRYDGVRYGNQVMADELNKLYECSRGQGFGGEVKMRILMGTYALSAGYYDAYYKRAQQVRTLIRKDFKAALDHNDILISPAAPSAAYKIGEKKDDPLAMYAGDIMTVNVNLAGLPAIVLPCGLVEGGPSGLPVGLQMIGAAFDEETLLKVGHIFEQTLKGSGFVPPTLPNVA from the exons ATGCTATCGACATTGCAGCCGCCGCGCTCTCTCACTCTCCTCCCTTTCCGACGATTCCACGGCTCCAAAACAATCGCATCCTTAGCTTCTTCCTCTCCGACCCTCGACGCTTCCTCCGTCTCTCCTCCACAATCCCAGATCCTCACCACTCGTCGCTCTCTCCTCTCCGGCGAAACCACAGCTTCCGAGATCGCGAAATCTTACCTCTCCCGCATCCGTCTCACCGAGCCTCAGCTCAAATGCTTCCTCCACGTGTCCGAGAACGTTCTCAAAGAGGCTCAAGAGATAGACCAGAGAATCTCCAGAGGTGAGGGAGTTGGTCCTCTCGCCGGAGTTGTAATCGGCGTCAAGGATAACATCTGCACCGAAGGTATGCCTTCCACCGCCGCTTCTCGCATCCTAGAGCATTACCGTCCTCCTTTCGATGCCACGGCGGTGAAGAAGATCAAGGAGATGGGAGGGATCGTTGTTGGGAAAACCAATATGGATGAGTTCGGAATGGGAAGCACAACTGAAGCTTCCGCCTTTCAG GTAACTGCGAATCCGTGGGACTTGACACGTGTACCGGGAGGTTCATCAGGAGGCTCAGCAGCAGCTGTTGCGGCGAATCAATGTATGGTGTCTCTTGGGAGTGATACTGGTGGGAGTGTGAGGCAGCCAGCTTCGTTCTGTGGTGTCGTTGGACTTAAGCCAACTTATGGGCGTGTCTCTAGGTTTGGACTTATGGCTTACGCATCTTCGTTGGATGTGATTGGTTGCTTTGGCTCTACGGTTGCTGATGCTGGGATGCTTCTTCATGCTGTTTCTGGGTATGATAGGTTTGACTCCACCAGTAGCAAACAA GATGTGCCTGAGTTTGAATCACAGTCTCTTTCTATGGATTCTTTTGAATCTAAACCATTAAAGGGAGTGAGGGTTGGTCTCATTCGCGAGACGCTTGAAGAAGGTGTTGATTCTGGAGTGAGATCTGCAACTCAGGAAGCTGCTTCTCATTTAGAAGCATTGGGTTGTCTAGTGACAGAG GTCTCTCTTCCTTCATTCTCTCTTGGACTACCAGCTTACTATGTGATTGCCTCATCTGAATCATCTTCCAATCTATCACGTTATGATGGTGTCAG ATATGGGAATCAAGTTATGGCTGACGAGCTCAATAAGTTGTATGAATGTTCGCGTGGTCAAGGATTTGGCGGGGAG gTGAAAATGAGAATTTTAATGGGAACATATGCACTCTCGGCTGGTTACTACGATGCATACTACAAGCGAGCTCAACAG GTGAGAACACTAATTAGAAAAGACTTCAAAGCGGCGTTAGATCATAATGATATCCTTATCTCACCAGCAGCTCCATCTGCTGCATACAAGATTGGTGAAAAGAAAGATGATCCATTGGCAATGTATGCTGGAGACATTATGACG GTTAATGTAAATCTTGCAGGACTTCCTGCGATTGTATTACCATGTGGATTAGTTGAAGGAGGTCCCTCGGGTTTACCGGTTGGTCTTCAAATGATTGGTGCAGCCTTTGATGAG GAGACATTGCTGAAAGTTGGTCACATATTTGAGCAGACTCTCAAAGGTTCAGGCTTTGTTCCTCCAACGTTGCCAAATGTAGCCTAA
- the LOC106416500 gene encoding uncharacterized protein LOC106416500 isoform X2 translates to MCSLSIRKPPNSSFVFPKFAPLLVRHRFTLPLLKPRSVRVVASLSSASWVSQASKDKYGGWSLIQDDPPLPHSKKWRNVVITGVGSSLALLLATLAYFSVSRKGFRFCFSNPLHCSSVDLNQNENETEESVQKTSASESVTEGVDFVSDTVDTSSSTVKAHRITTPVSVDAAQQEAITVLKKLKIIEDDVVADELCTRREYARWLVRLTSLLERNPKHRIAPAVALAGSSVPAFEDVNITDPDFEYIQALAEAGITSSKLSGNDISFHPENFVSRLDLVNWKAELECDLHPEIMQEISRTKVDYIDTKDLNPDMSLGFYLDFLKGDKSTSRNVFGRIKRFQPSRPVTKAQAAVALTTGKMANAIAEELSRLEAESFSQKAEMEEIKSELLEKGEIKQLWDEKLQVERSRGVEMEELYLSRVTELEQEKAAQLKWFAERLKEKAAIDCQKQLVNSLREDIDEMSQRLTTDESVYMVEHSELQKMLSELQSKLETVLDKRSILEAEVEALRILRTWVEDEAKASQARAKVLEEAGRRWKWNDHS, encoded by the exons ATGTGCTCTCTTTCGATTAGAAAGCCACCAAATTCATCCTTCGTCTTCCCAAAATTCGCTCCTTTACTTGTACGACATCGTTTCACCCTCCCATTACTCAAACCGCGGAGTGTCCGCGTCGTCGCTTCTCTCTCGAGTGCCTCATGGGTCTCTCAAGCTTCCAAAGACAAATACGGCGGCTGGTCTCTTATTCAAGACGACCCTCCTCTTCCTCACTCGAAAA AGTGGAGGAACGTTGTAATCACTGGTGTTGGATCATCACTCGCTCTTCTGTTAGCTACTCTTGCTTACTTCTCAGTCTCCAGAAAAG GGTTTAGGTTCTGCTTTAGCAATCCGTTGCATTGTTCAAGTGTGGATTTGAATCAGAATGAGAATGAGACTGAAGAGAGTGTTCAGAAGACTTCTGCTTCTGAGTCAGTCACTGAAGGCGTTGACTTTGTTTCAGATACTGTTGACACTT CATCATCAACGGTAAAAGCTCACCGTATCACCACTCCGGTTTCAGTAGATGCTGCTCAACAAGAAGCAATAACAGTTTTAAAGAAACTAAAG ATAATTGAAGATGATGTAGTGGCAGACGAGTTGTGCACCAGACGAGAGTATGCTAGATGGCTAGTTCGTTTAACTTCGTTACTAGAGAG AAATCCAAAGCACAGGATTGCGCCAGCAGTTGCTTTAGCGGGCTCTTCAGTTCCTGCATTTGAAGATGTGAATATTACAGACCCTGACTTCGAGTACATTCAAG CCTTGGCAGAGGCAGGCATTACATCCAGCAAGCTATCCGGAAACGACATTAGTTTTCATCCTGAAAA TTTTGTTTCCCGGCTCGATTTGGTTAACTGGAAAGCTGAATTAGAGTGTGATTTACATCCTGAAATCATGCAAGAG ATATCAAGGACAAAGGTAGACTATATCGATACAAAGGATCTCAATCCTGACATGTCCCTCGGCTTCTACTTGGACTTCTTGAAGGGAGACAAGAGTACAAGCAGAAACGTTTTCG GTAGGATCAAGCGGTTTCAGCCGAGTAGACCTGTCACAAAAGCACAAGCAGCTGTAGCATTAACAACCGGTAAAATGGCGAATGCCATTGCAGAAGAGCTGTCAAGGTTAGAAGCAGAGTCCTTCTCACAGAAAGCTGAGATGGAAGAAATCAAATCAGAGTTGCTTGAAAAGGGAGAGATAAAGCAACTTTGGGATGAGAAGCTTCAAGTAGAGAGATCCAGAGGAGTTGAGATGGAAGAGCTGTATCTCTCCAGGGTTACTGAGTTAGAACAAGAGAAAGCTGCTCAGCTGAAGTGGTTTGCGGAGCGTTTGAAAGAGAAAGCAGCCATAGATTGTCAGAAACAGTTGGTTAACAGCTTGAGAGAAGATATTGATGAGATGTCTCAGAGGCTAACAACGGATGAATCTGTTTATATGGTTGAGCATAGCGAGTTACAAAAGATGCTGAGTGAGTTACAGTCCAAACTTGAAACGGTGCTTGATAAAAGATCGATCCTTGAAGCTGAAGTTGAGGCTCTTCGGATTCTCAG AACTTGGGTTGAGGATGAAGCTAAGGCAAGCCAAGCAAGGGCTAAGGTTCTTGAGGAGGCGGGAAGAAGATGGAAATGGAACGACCATTCTTGA
- the LOC106416500 gene encoding uncharacterized protein LOC106416500 isoform X1: MCSLSIRKPPNSSFVFPKFAPLLVRHRFTLPLLKPRSVRVVASLSSASWVSQASKDKYGGWSLIQDDPPLPHSKSKKKWRNVVITGVGSSLALLLATLAYFSVSRKGFRFCFSNPLHCSSVDLNQNENETEESVQKTSASESVTEGVDFVSDTVDTSSSTVKAHRITTPVSVDAAQQEAITVLKKLKIIEDDVVADELCTRREYARWLVRLTSLLERNPKHRIAPAVALAGSSVPAFEDVNITDPDFEYIQALAEAGITSSKLSGNDISFHPENFVSRLDLVNWKAELECDLHPEIMQEISRTKVDYIDTKDLNPDMSLGFYLDFLKGDKSTSRNVFGRIKRFQPSRPVTKAQAAVALTTGKMANAIAEELSRLEAESFSQKAEMEEIKSELLEKGEIKQLWDEKLQVERSRGVEMEELYLSRVTELEQEKAAQLKWFAERLKEKAAIDCQKQLVNSLREDIDEMSQRLTTDESVYMVEHSELQKMLSELQSKLETVLDKRSILEAEVEALRILRTWVEDEAKASQARAKVLEEAGRRWKWNDHS, from the exons ATGTGCTCTCTTTCGATTAGAAAGCCACCAAATTCATCCTTCGTCTTCCCAAAATTCGCTCCTTTACTTGTACGACATCGTTTCACCCTCCCATTACTCAAACCGCGGAGTGTCCGCGTCGTCGCTTCTCTCTCGAGTGCCTCATGGGTCTCTCAAGCTTCCAAAGACAAATACGGCGGCTGGTCTCTTATTCAAGACGACCCTCCTCTTCCTCACTCGAAAAGTAAAAAAA AGTGGAGGAACGTTGTAATCACTGGTGTTGGATCATCACTCGCTCTTCTGTTAGCTACTCTTGCTTACTTCTCAGTCTCCAGAAAAG GGTTTAGGTTCTGCTTTAGCAATCCGTTGCATTGTTCAAGTGTGGATTTGAATCAGAATGAGAATGAGACTGAAGAGAGTGTTCAGAAGACTTCTGCTTCTGAGTCAGTCACTGAAGGCGTTGACTTTGTTTCAGATACTGTTGACACTT CATCATCAACGGTAAAAGCTCACCGTATCACCACTCCGGTTTCAGTAGATGCTGCTCAACAAGAAGCAATAACAGTTTTAAAGAAACTAAAG ATAATTGAAGATGATGTAGTGGCAGACGAGTTGTGCACCAGACGAGAGTATGCTAGATGGCTAGTTCGTTTAACTTCGTTACTAGAGAG AAATCCAAAGCACAGGATTGCGCCAGCAGTTGCTTTAGCGGGCTCTTCAGTTCCTGCATTTGAAGATGTGAATATTACAGACCCTGACTTCGAGTACATTCAAG CCTTGGCAGAGGCAGGCATTACATCCAGCAAGCTATCCGGAAACGACATTAGTTTTCATCCTGAAAA TTTTGTTTCCCGGCTCGATTTGGTTAACTGGAAAGCTGAATTAGAGTGTGATTTACATCCTGAAATCATGCAAGAG ATATCAAGGACAAAGGTAGACTATATCGATACAAAGGATCTCAATCCTGACATGTCCCTCGGCTTCTACTTGGACTTCTTGAAGGGAGACAAGAGTACAAGCAGAAACGTTTTCG GTAGGATCAAGCGGTTTCAGCCGAGTAGACCTGTCACAAAAGCACAAGCAGCTGTAGCATTAACAACCGGTAAAATGGCGAATGCCATTGCAGAAGAGCTGTCAAGGTTAGAAGCAGAGTCCTTCTCACAGAAAGCTGAGATGGAAGAAATCAAATCAGAGTTGCTTGAAAAGGGAGAGATAAAGCAACTTTGGGATGAGAAGCTTCAAGTAGAGAGATCCAGAGGAGTTGAGATGGAAGAGCTGTATCTCTCCAGGGTTACTGAGTTAGAACAAGAGAAAGCTGCTCAGCTGAAGTGGTTTGCGGAGCGTTTGAAAGAGAAAGCAGCCATAGATTGTCAGAAACAGTTGGTTAACAGCTTGAGAGAAGATATTGATGAGATGTCTCAGAGGCTAACAACGGATGAATCTGTTTATATGGTTGAGCATAGCGAGTTACAAAAGATGCTGAGTGAGTTACAGTCCAAACTTGAAACGGTGCTTGATAAAAGATCGATCCTTGAAGCTGAAGTTGAGGCTCTTCGGATTCTCAG AACTTGGGTTGAGGATGAAGCTAAGGCAAGCCAAGCAAGGGCTAAGGTTCTTGAGGAGGCGGGAAGAAGATGGAAATGGAACGACCATTCTTGA